A window of Aeromicrobium sp. Root236 contains these coding sequences:
- a CDS encoding F0F1 ATP synthase subunit delta: MRGISAKSLVEVLAAVDAAKGKAGDLGAELFGVVSTLDGAPALRRVLTDPSTEAEAKVGLAKQVFGGQVSADTLAVLNAAVSGRWASMRDLTDGLETAGVAAEVAAADAAGELDALETELFEVERIVRSDADLRQVVSDRGIPADAKGALLASILEGKVTGATLALATQAAAARTGSFEKVLSTFGDTVAARRSRLLAEVRVAYELADAEKTRLAKALAKKYGRDVHLNIVVDPSVVGGIAVSVGDEVVDGTMSTRLEVARRRLAG; encoded by the coding sequence ATGCGAGGCATTTCCGCGAAGTCCCTGGTCGAGGTCCTCGCCGCAGTCGATGCGGCGAAGGGCAAGGCCGGCGACCTCGGAGCAGAGCTGTTCGGCGTCGTCTCGACGCTGGACGGCGCACCTGCTCTTCGCCGCGTGCTGACCGACCCGTCGACCGAGGCCGAGGCCAAGGTGGGGCTCGCCAAGCAGGTCTTCGGCGGGCAGGTCAGCGCCGACACCCTTGCGGTGCTCAACGCCGCCGTCAGCGGACGCTGGGCGTCGATGCGTGACCTGACCGACGGTCTCGAGACTGCCGGTGTCGCTGCCGAGGTCGCTGCCGCCGATGCGGCCGGTGAGCTCGACGCGCTCGAGACCGAGCTGTTCGAGGTCGAGCGGATCGTCCGGTCCGACGCCGACCTGCGGCAGGTCGTCTCCGACCGGGGCATCCCGGCCGATGCCAAGGGCGCGCTGCTGGCCTCGATCCTCGAGGGCAAGGTCACCGGCGCCACGCTGGCACTGGCGACCCAGGCCGCCGCGGCCCGCACAGGTTCGTTCGAGAAGGTCCTGTCGACCTTCGGCGACACCGTCGCCGCGCGCCGCAGCCGGCTGCTCGCCGAGGTGCGGGTGGCCTACGAGCTGGCCGACGCCGAGAAGACCCGCCTCGCCAAGGCGCTCGCCAAGAAGTACGGACGCGACGTCCACCTCAACATCGTCGTCGATCCCTCGGTCGTCGGAGGCATTGCCGTCTCCGTCGGTGACGAGGTCGTCGACGGCACCATGTCCACTCGCCTCGAAGTCGCCCGCCGGCGACTCGCGGGCTAG
- a CDS encoding L-threonylcarbamoyladenylate synthase — MKFDCSVDEEFDRGLAAAQAALEEGKLVVLPTDTVYGIAADAFNPRAVQNLLDAKGRGRQMPPPVLVGAPTTLDALAIDIPSWLRTTVEALWPGPLTVICRQQPSLTWDLGETHNTVAVRMPDDARALALLKQTGPLAVSSANTTGDPAAQTIDEAQDMLGGRVAVYLDGGPSPSGVPSTILDATGSTPRILRAGSISLETLHTYNNTIEPPEETAEPTA, encoded by the coding sequence GTGAAGTTCGACTGCAGCGTGGACGAGGAGTTCGACCGGGGCCTCGCCGCAGCCCAGGCGGCCCTCGAGGAGGGCAAGCTCGTGGTGCTGCCCACCGACACGGTCTACGGCATCGCCGCCGACGCGTTCAACCCGCGGGCGGTCCAGAACCTCCTCGACGCCAAGGGCCGTGGCCGCCAGATGCCGCCGCCCGTGCTCGTCGGTGCCCCCACGACGCTCGACGCATTGGCGATCGACATCCCGTCCTGGTTGCGCACGACCGTCGAGGCGCTCTGGCCGGGCCCGCTGACCGTGATCTGCCGGCAGCAGCCGTCCCTGACGTGGGACCTCGGCGAGACCCACAACACCGTGGCCGTACGCATGCCGGACGACGCGCGGGCCCTCGCACTGCTCAAGCAGACCGGACCGCTGGCGGTCAGCAGCGCCAACACGACCGGTGACCCGGCTGCGCAGACGATCGACGAGGCGCAGGACATGCTGGGCGGTCGTGTCGCGGTCTACCTCGACGGCGGTCCGAGCCCCTCGGGCGTACCGTCGACGATCCTCGACGCGACCGGCTCGACGCCGCGGATCCTGCGCGCCGGCTCGATCTCCCTGGAGACGCTCCACACCTACAACAACACGATCGAGCCACCCGAAGAAACAGCCGAGCCGACAGCATGA
- a CDS encoding MCE family protein, producing the protein MKRKAPVQHLVAAFSLLAVLIVTVTYLYGGILGESVTHKPLHVTVAMDHTGGLYEGSGVSYRGVRVGAVDDIEIAGDGVEVEVSIDPGTRIPTDSAAVVRTLSPAGEQFLDFQPAGGSGPFLRSGSRVAAARTSTPTSVASALSAVDRLMSQVDAKDLRTVLDELHAAFADPDDLGRIVDSSRSILMTLDELWPATLRTLRNGRTVLRTGSDLSDEFREFAGSAKSLTAWLEAYDPKLRTILDETPGQVDDMRRLVSVFALKLPGVLGQVATITDILAERDPHLRALLEAFPTGLKRLADTIKDGRLQTEMLVSPGEVCSYGTDERPAKQPGRRAVQPGHTCTTEFDGGQRSSSHVPKVSR; encoded by the coding sequence ATGAAGCGCAAGGCTCCCGTGCAGCACCTGGTGGCGGCGTTCAGCCTGCTCGCGGTCCTGATCGTCACGGTGACGTACCTCTACGGCGGCATCCTGGGCGAGTCCGTGACCCACAAGCCGTTGCACGTCACGGTCGCGATGGACCACACCGGCGGCCTCTACGAGGGCTCCGGAGTGTCGTACCGCGGCGTGCGGGTCGGTGCCGTCGACGACATCGAGATCGCCGGCGACGGCGTGGAGGTCGAGGTCAGCATCGACCCGGGCACGCGCATACCCACCGACAGCGCCGCGGTCGTCCGTACGCTCTCGCCCGCCGGCGAGCAGTTCCTGGACTTCCAGCCCGCCGGCGGCTCGGGCCCCTTCTTGCGCAGCGGCTCGCGCGTCGCCGCTGCCAGGACCTCGACACCGACCTCGGTCGCCTCGGCGCTCAGCGCGGTGGACCGGCTGATGAGCCAGGTCGACGCCAAGGACCTGCGCACCGTGCTCGACGAGCTGCACGCCGCCTTCGCGGATCCGGACGACCTCGGGCGCATCGTCGACTCGAGCCGCAGCATCCTGATGACGCTCGACGAGCTGTGGCCCGCGACCCTTCGCACGCTGCGCAACGGCCGCACCGTGCTGCGCACTGGATCGGACCTCAGCGACGAGTTCCGCGAGTTCGCGGGCTCGGCCAAGAGCCTCACGGCGTGGCTCGAGGCGTACGACCCGAAGCTCCGGACGATCCTGGATGAGACACCCGGGCAGGTCGACGACATGCGCCGCCTCGTCTCGGTGTTCGCCCTCAAGCTGCCCGGTGTGCTCGGGCAGGTCGCGACGATCACCGACATCCTCGCCGAGCGGGACCCGCACCTGCGCGCCCTGCTCGAGGCGTTCCCGACCGGCCTCAAGCGGCTCGCCGACACGATCAAGGACGGTCGCCTGCAGACCGAGATGCTGGTCTCGCCCGGCGAGGTGTGCTCCTACGGCACCGACGAGCGGCCGGCGAAGCAACCGGGCCGCCGCGCCGTCCAGCCCGGGCACACCTGTACGACCGAGTTCGACGGCGGACAGCGCTCGTCGTCGCACGTGCCCAAGGTGAGCCGGTGA
- the atpA gene encoding F0F1 ATP synthase subunit alpha, whose product MAELTIRPDEIRDALQKFVADYKPSAAATEEVGVVAEAGDGIARVEGLPSAMANELLEFEDGTLGLALNLDVREIGVVILGEFSGIEEGQTVRRTGEVLSVPVGDNYLGRVVDPLGNPIDGLGDIETSERRALELQAPNVMQRKSVHEPMMTGLKSIDSLTPIGRGQRQLIIGDRQTGKTAIAIDTIINQKEFWASGDPQKQVRCIYVGIGQKGSTIAGIRGALEEAGALEYTTIVAAPASDSAGFKYLAPYTGSAIGQHWMYEGKHVLIVFDDLSKQAEAYRAVSLLLRRPPGREAYPGDVFYLHSRLLERCAKLSDELGAGSMTGLPIVETKANDVSAYIPTNVISITDGQIFLQSDLFNANQRPAVDVGISVSRVGGAAMTKSMKAVTGSLKVELAQYRAMEAFAMFASDLDAASKQQLARGQRIMELFKQGQYAPFPTENQVVSIWAATTGKLDPVPLQDVSRFETEFLDFLKRSHGPVLDAIRESGKFEDDNEQALEGAYTEFLKQFETHEGEQIIVKAGHEEFEALSDEDVEQEQIVKQKRG is encoded by the coding sequence ATGGCGGAACTCACGATCCGTCCGGACGAGATCCGCGACGCATTGCAGAAGTTCGTGGCCGACTACAAGCCGAGCGCCGCTGCGACCGAAGAGGTTGGCGTCGTCGCCGAGGCCGGTGACGGCATCGCGCGCGTCGAGGGACTGCCCTCGGCGATGGCCAACGAGCTGCTCGAGTTCGAGGACGGCACGCTGGGCCTCGCGCTCAACCTGGACGTCCGTGAGATCGGTGTCGTCATCCTCGGTGAGTTCTCCGGCATCGAAGAGGGTCAGACCGTACGCCGCACCGGTGAGGTGCTCTCGGTGCCCGTCGGTGACAACTACCTCGGCCGCGTCGTGGACCCGCTCGGCAACCCGATCGACGGTCTCGGCGACATCGAGACCTCCGAGCGCCGCGCGCTCGAGCTCCAGGCCCCCAACGTCATGCAGCGCAAGAGCGTGCACGAGCCCATGATGACCGGCCTCAAGTCGATCGACTCGCTGACGCCGATCGGCCGTGGCCAGCGCCAGCTGATCATCGGTGACCGCCAGACCGGCAAGACCGCGATCGCGATCGACACGATCATCAACCAGAAGGAGTTCTGGGCGTCGGGCGACCCGCAGAAGCAGGTCCGCTGCATCTACGTCGGCATCGGCCAGAAGGGCTCGACCATCGCGGGCATCCGCGGTGCGCTCGAAGAGGCCGGCGCGCTGGAGTACACCACGATCGTCGCGGCCCCCGCGTCTGACTCGGCGGGCTTCAAGTACCTCGCCCCCTACACCGGCTCGGCCATCGGCCAGCACTGGATGTACGAGGGCAAGCACGTCCTCATCGTGTTCGACGACCTGTCCAAGCAGGCCGAGGCCTACCGCGCCGTGTCGCTGCTGCTGCGCCGCCCGCCGGGCCGCGAGGCATACCCCGGCGACGTCTTCTACCTGCACTCGCGGCTCCTCGAGCGTTGCGCCAAGCTCAGCGACGAGCTGGGCGCCGGCTCGATGACCGGTCTGCCGATCGTCGAGACCAAGGCCAACGACGTGTCGGCCTACATCCCGACCAACGTCATCTCGATCACCGACGGCCAGATCTTCCTGCAGTCGGACCTGTTCAACGCCAACCAGCGTCCGGCCGTCGACGTCGGCATCTCGGTGTCGCGTGTCGGTGGTGCCGCGATGACCAAGTCGATGAAGGCCGTCACCGGTTCGCTCAAGGTCGAGCTCGCGCAGTACCGCGCGATGGAGGCGTTCGCGATGTTCGCGTCCGACCTCGACGCCGCGTCCAAGCAGCAGCTGGCCCGTGGTCAGCGCATCATGGAGCTGTTCAAGCAGGGCCAGTACGCGCCGTTCCCGACCGAGAACCAGGTCGTCTCGATCTGGGCCGCCACGACCGGCAAGCTCGACCCCGTGCCGCTGCAGGACGTGAGCCGCTTCGAGACCGAGTTCCTCGACTTCCTCAAGCGTTCGCACGGTCCCGTGCTCGACGCCATCCGTGAGTCGGGCAAGTTCGAGGACGACAACGAGCAGGCGCTCGAGGGTGCCTACACCGAGTTCCTCAAGCAGTTCGAGACCCACGAGGGTGAGCAGATCATCGTCAAGGCGGGTCACGAGGAGTTCGAGGCCCTGTCCGACGAAGACGTCGAGCAGGAGCAGATCGTCAAGCAGAAGCGGGGCTGA
- the atpB gene encoding F0F1 ATP synthase subunit A — protein MTLALTAFAASAEPPSPGPDDFDLPAVFHLGEFGVTKPMLLVVLSLFVIVGLFSTMARPAAVVPGRMQFAGELVYGFIRNGIARDNIGSAEFMRFVPYLFTIFLFVLVNNFYGLIPFFQFPSMSHIGYPLAIAILSWLVYNGAGIKKKGFVGYLKHETVPAGMKGPILLLLVPLEFLSNILLRPVTLTLRLFATMFAGHLLLILFSLGGSYLLLHSDNSLALPAGLVSSLLAIAISFLEILIMFLQAYVFTLLSSMYIGEALADEH, from the coding sequence GTGACTCTCGCCTTGACCGCTTTTGCCGCATCGGCTGAGCCGCCCAGCCCTGGACCCGATGACTTCGACCTGCCTGCGGTCTTCCACCTCGGCGAGTTCGGCGTCACCAAGCCCATGCTGCTGGTGGTCCTGTCGCTGTTCGTGATCGTCGGGCTGTTCAGCACGATGGCCCGTCCGGCCGCGGTCGTCCCCGGGCGCATGCAGTTCGCCGGCGAGCTGGTCTACGGATTCATCCGCAACGGCATCGCGCGCGACAACATCGGCTCCGCAGAGTTCATGCGGTTCGTGCCCTATCTCTTCACGATCTTCCTGTTCGTGCTGGTCAACAACTTCTACGGGCTCATCCCGTTCTTCCAGTTCCCGTCGATGTCCCACATCGGCTATCCGCTGGCGATCGCGATCCTGAGCTGGCTCGTCTACAACGGCGCCGGCATCAAGAAGAAGGGCTTCGTCGGCTACCTCAAGCACGAGACCGTGCCGGCCGGCATGAAGGGCCCCATCCTCCTGCTGCTCGTGCCGCTCGAGTTCCTGTCCAACATCCTTCTGCGCCCCGTCACGCTGACCCTGCGTCTGTTCGCGACGATGTTCGCCGGCCACCTCCTGCTGATCCTGTTCTCGCTCGGCGGGTCCTACCTGCTGCTGCACTCCGACAACTCGCTGGCGCTGCCCGCCGGCCTGGTGTCGTCGCTCCTGGCGATCGCGATCAGCTTCCTGGAGATCCTGATCATGTTCCTCCAGGCCTACGTGTTCACGCTGCTGTCGTCGATGTACATCGGCGAGGCACTCGCGGACGAGCACTGA
- a CDS encoding MCE family protein, with translation MLTRRLVMAVVLVATGFLAGGCGGQEPTTVTARFSDAAGLFEGNDVGVLGVRVGSVESVTPRGDHVDVTLRIDPGVKVPADAGAVIVSRSVATDRYVELTPVYDGGPRLRSGAVLTRARTRTPVEFDDLLSSLEKISSTLAGPGGDAAPLNELLSVGATTLDGNGKRLGTALHDLAAVLDDVDQGSGDLAGTLSNLDTLTSALARNDDLVRRFSHEVTDATSMLDDQHKAIEQTFDSLAEMVRRVAAFARAHRGQVDDQLDDIAALSSSLLEHSSQLEQLVSTMPLMLQNADRAVDKNDRLVFKTRPGDLTPDQDEIALLCKTLPSAVCASFDLDDFALWDLIGALAGVKKP, from the coding sequence ATGCTGACCCGCCGACTCGTGATGGCCGTCGTGCTCGTCGCCACCGGGTTCCTGGCCGGCGGGTGCGGCGGGCAGGAGCCGACCACCGTCACCGCCCGGTTCAGCGACGCCGCCGGCCTGTTCGAGGGCAACGACGTCGGCGTGCTGGGCGTGCGCGTGGGCAGCGTCGAGTCGGTGACTCCGCGCGGCGACCACGTCGACGTGACGTTGCGGATCGATCCCGGCGTCAAGGTCCCGGCGGACGCCGGCGCGGTGATCGTGTCCCGCTCGGTCGCCACCGACCGCTACGTCGAGCTGACCCCGGTGTACGACGGGGGGCCCCGGCTCCGGAGTGGTGCCGTGCTCACGCGGGCCAGGACACGTACGCCCGTCGAGTTCGACGACCTGCTCTCCTCGCTGGAGAAGATCTCCTCGACCCTCGCGGGACCAGGGGGCGACGCAGCACCCCTCAACGAGCTGCTGTCGGTCGGTGCGACGACCCTCGACGGCAACGGCAAGCGGCTCGGCACCGCCCTGCACGACCTCGCTGCGGTGCTGGACGACGTCGACCAGGGCTCGGGCGACCTCGCCGGAACGCTCAGCAACCTCGACACGCTCACGTCGGCGCTGGCCAGGAACGACGACCTCGTCCGCCGCTTCAGCCACGAGGTCACGGATGCGACGTCGATGCTCGACGACCAGCACAAGGCCATCGAGCAGACCTTCGACTCCCTGGCGGAGATGGTGCGCCGCGTCGCGGCCTTCGCGCGTGCGCACCGCGGCCAGGTCGACGACCAGCTCGACGACATCGCGGCACTCTCGTCGTCGCTGCTCGAGCACAGCTCGCAGCTGGAGCAGCTCGTCTCGACGATGCCGCTGATGCTGCAGAACGCCGACCGCGCGGTCGACAAGAATGACCGGCTCGTGTTCAAGACGCGGCCCGGCGACCTGACCCCGGACCAGGACGAGATCGCCCTGCTGTGCAAGACGCTGCCGAGCGCGGTCTGCGCGTCGTTCGACCTCGACGACTTCGCCCTCTGGGACCTCATCGGCGCGTTGGCGGGGGTGAAGAAGCCATGA
- a CDS encoding ATP synthase F0 subunit C: MVGLGLAAIGPGIGVGLIFAAFVTGVARQPEAEGKLRQIAILGFVLAEQFFIIGLALAFVLKSSNT, from the coding sequence ATGGTCGGTCTCGGCCTCGCCGCGATCGGCCCCGGTATCGGCGTCGGCCTCATCTTCGCCGCGTTCGTCACCGGTGTCGCCCGTCAGCCCGAGGCTGAGGGCAAGCTGCGCCAGATCGCCATCCTGGGCTTCGTCCTCGCCGAGCAGTTCTTCATCATCGGCCTGGCCCTGGCGTTCGTCCTCAAGTCGTCGAACACCTGA
- a CDS encoding VTT domain-containing protein, whose translation MGGEELALIGAAIAVGIGAALLPVFVNAEVYVVTMGATVNSKPFLALLILIHVAATTVGKAFVFQLARKGTNKIRMVNPKPPRNRLAAMSRRVGHRFAQTRFAKWVKKASDWLLSLLDRPYSGGLTAFMSSLIGVPPLAIVTILAGASKQPQWLFLTTVFTGRLIQFLAIAFLLHQVSWF comes from the coding sequence ATGGGCGGCGAAGAACTGGCACTGATCGGTGCTGCCATCGCCGTCGGCATCGGCGCGGCGCTACTGCCTGTCTTCGTCAACGCCGAGGTCTACGTCGTCACGATGGGCGCCACGGTCAACAGCAAGCCGTTCCTCGCCCTCCTGATCCTCATCCACGTCGCCGCGACGACGGTCGGCAAGGCGTTCGTGTTCCAGCTCGCCCGCAAGGGCACCAACAAGATCCGGATGGTCAATCCCAAGCCACCACGCAACCGGTTGGCGGCGATGTCCCGGAGAGTCGGCCACCGCTTCGCCCAGACCCGGTTCGCGAAGTGGGTCAAGAAGGCCAGCGACTGGCTGCTGTCGTTGCTGGACCGCCCGTACTCCGGCGGACTGACCGCCTTCATGTCGTCCTTGATCGGCGTACCGCCGCTCGCGATCGTCACGATCCTGGCCGGCGCCTCGAAGCAGCCCCAGTGGCTGTTCCTCACCACGGTGTTCACCGGACGCCTGATCCAGTTCCTCGCGATCGCCTTCCTGCTGCACCAGGTCAGTTGGTTCTAG
- a CDS encoding F0F1 ATP synthase subunit B yields the protein MITSRLALAAAEPEDTNPLIPHTPEIVISLIVFGLIFFLLKKLVIPAFEKAYAERTAAIEGGIEEAQAAQKEAKAALDKYNEQLAGARHEAAAIREEAKEQGAQIIAELRAQAQAEAERITSTAHAQVEAERAQVLAQLKGEVGSMATQLAGRIVGESLDDDARQKRTVERFIAELEESAN from the coding sequence ATGATCACGTCACGTCTCGCTCTCGCGGCGGCGGAACCGGAGGACACCAATCCTCTGATCCCGCACACGCCCGAGATCGTCATCAGTCTGATCGTCTTCGGGTTGATCTTCTTCCTCCTGAAGAAGCTCGTCATCCCGGCGTTCGAGAAGGCCTATGCCGAGCGCACCGCCGCGATCGAGGGCGGTATCGAGGAGGCTCAGGCAGCCCAGAAGGAAGCCAAGGCCGCGCTCGACAAGTACAACGAGCAGCTCGCCGGAGCCCGTCACGAGGCTGCGGCGATCCGCGAGGAGGCCAAGGAGCAGGGCGCGCAGATCATTGCCGAGCTCCGCGCCCAGGCGCAGGCCGAGGCGGAGCGCATCACCTCGACGGCGCACGCGCAGGTCGAGGCCGAGCGTGCCCAGGTGCTCGCTCAACTCAAGGGCGAGGTCGGCTCGATGGCCACGCAGCTGGCCGGGCGCATCGTGGGCGAGTCCCTCGATGACGACGCCCGCCAGAAGCGCACTGTCGAGCGCTTCATCGCCGAGCTCGAGGAGTCGGCCAACTGA
- a CDS encoding glycosyltransferase family 4 protein, with protein MREYLVVFGIALGVTYLLASIARMLAYRFGAVARVRDRDVHAIPTPYFGGPAMLGGLVAAYLVATHLPFLSLADDGVFKDARAVVLGGAVVCIVGIVDDLYELDALSKFAGQVLAGVIVVAQGVQFVYLPLYGNYIGLDQAQALIFTVLLIVGTANAVNFVDGLDGLAAGMVAIGAVAFFAYAFVLAVENGETRAIAAALLTAALAGACVGILPHNFFPARMFIGDSGSMLIGFVLACSSISLTGQFPATSISEGIGGAQNSFLPSLLPLILPFAILVVPFVDLALAVVRRTRAGRSPFSPDKMHIHHRLLEIGHSHRRAVLLMYAFAGLVAFGSVVISLFSGWQSIAGFATLAVITIAAVFLLPKLEEKVWS; from the coding sequence ATGAGGGAGTACCTCGTCGTCTTCGGCATCGCCCTCGGGGTGACGTACCTGCTCGCGTCGATCGCGCGGATGCTGGCGTACCGCTTCGGCGCCGTCGCGCGGGTCCGCGACCGCGACGTGCACGCCATCCCCACCCCCTACTTCGGCGGTCCGGCGATGCTCGGCGGGCTCGTCGCGGCCTATCTCGTCGCGACCCATCTGCCGTTCCTCTCGCTGGCCGACGACGGCGTGTTCAAGGACGCGCGGGCTGTGGTGCTGGGCGGGGCGGTGGTCTGCATCGTCGGCATCGTCGACGACCTCTACGAGCTCGACGCCCTCAGCAAGTTCGCCGGCCAGGTCCTGGCCGGCGTCATCGTCGTCGCGCAGGGCGTGCAGTTCGTCTACCTCCCGCTCTACGGCAACTACATCGGCCTCGACCAGGCGCAGGCGCTGATCTTCACGGTCCTGCTGATCGTCGGCACGGCCAACGCGGTCAACTTCGTCGACGGCCTCGACGGGCTCGCGGCCGGCATGGTCGCGATCGGCGCGGTGGCGTTCTTCGCGTACGCCTTCGTGCTCGCGGTCGAGAACGGCGAGACCCGCGCGATCGCCGCGGCGCTGCTCACGGCGGCGCTGGCCGGCGCGTGCGTCGGGATCCTGCCGCACAACTTCTTCCCTGCCCGCATGTTCATCGGCGACTCGGGCTCGATGCTGATCGGGTTCGTGCTGGCGTGCTCGTCGATCAGCCTCACGGGCCAATTCCCGGCCACCAGCATCTCCGAGGGCATCGGGGGAGCGCAGAACAGCTTCCTGCCGTCGTTGCTGCCCCTGATCCTGCCGTTCGCGATCCTCGTCGTGCCGTTCGTCGACCTGGCGCTCGCCGTGGTCCGGCGCACGCGGGCGGGCCGGTCGCCGTTCAGCCCCGACAAGATGCACATCCACCACCGGCTGCTCGAGATCGGCCACTCGCACCGGCGCGCCGTCCTGCTGATGTACGCCTTCGCGGGCCTCGTCGCGTTCGGCAGCGTCGTCATCAGCCTGTTCAGCGGCTGGCAGTCGATCGCCGGGTTCGCCACCCTCGCCGTCATCACGATCGCAGCGGTGTTCCTGCTGCCCAAGCTCGAAGAGAAGGTCTGGTCCTGA
- a CDS encoding MCE family protein translates to MKRLLMAVAATVLLTGCGTTAADLPLPGGSVDGPTYELKAEFEDALNLAVGAPVKVDGVTVGRVRDVEVRDFTAHVTLDVKRSTPLRRGAEARLRSTTPLGELFVQIDDAAKGTRLAAGATLGTDDTSVAPTIEDTMTSASMLINGGGLGQLQTIVREANAALGGHEDSTREVLGRLASTAAQFNASSDDIDAAVDALAAVSGELNRRRNTINGALKDLAPAAKVLRTNTDELADLLSGVDKLGTTAIRVVDATRDDLLKTLHEIGPVLDEFSTLETSFGPGLSDLVTFGRLIDKGVPGDFLNTYLYFQDTLVLGDTTLPKIGDELRKLAEKPGATPAPNAAPDASMGIGLGGLLDLLGGTP, encoded by the coding sequence ATGAAGCGTCTCCTGATGGCCGTGGCGGCAACGGTGCTGCTGACGGGCTGCGGCACCACGGCCGCGGACCTGCCGCTCCCCGGCGGGAGCGTCGACGGTCCAACGTACGAGCTGAAGGCCGAGTTCGAGGACGCCCTCAACCTCGCCGTCGGCGCACCCGTGAAGGTCGACGGCGTCACGGTCGGCCGGGTCCGCGACGTCGAGGTGCGGGACTTCACGGCCCACGTCACCCTCGACGTCAAGCGCTCGACGCCGCTGCGTCGCGGTGCCGAGGCGCGACTTCGCTCGACCACACCGCTCGGTGAGCTGTTCGTGCAGATCGACGACGCCGCCAAGGGCACCCGCCTGGCGGCCGGAGCGACGCTCGGCACCGACGACACCAGCGTCGCACCGACGATCGAGGACACCATGACGTCGGCGTCGATGCTGATCAACGGCGGCGGGCTCGGCCAGCTCCAGACGATCGTCCGCGAGGCCAACGCCGCGCTGGGCGGGCACGAGGACTCGACGCGGGAGGTGCTGGGCCGGCTCGCCAGCACCGCAGCGCAGTTCAACGCCAGCAGCGACGACATCGACGCCGCCGTCGACGCCCTCGCGGCGGTCTCGGGGGAGCTCAACCGACGCCGCAACACGATCAACGGCGCGCTCAAGGACCTCGCCCCCGCCGCCAAGGTCCTCCGCACCAACACCGACGAGCTCGCCGACCTGCTGAGCGGGGTCGACAAGCTCGGCACGACCGCGATCCGCGTCGTCGACGCGACCCGGGACGACCTGCTGAAGACGCTCCATGAGATCGGGCCGGTGCTCGACGAGTTCAGCACGCTCGAGACATCGTTCGGTCCCGGGCTGAGCGACCTGGTGACGTTCGGCAGGCTGATCGACAAGGGCGTACCGGGCGACTTCCTGAACACCTACCTCTACTTCCAGGACACCCTCGTGCTGGGCGACACGACGCTGCCCAAGATCGGCGACGAGCTCCGCAAGCTCGCCGAGAAGCCTGGTGCGACCCCGGCGCCGAACGCGGCGCCCGACGCGTCCATGGGCATCGGCCTCGGTGGACTCCTCGACCTGCTGGGAGGCACGCCATGA
- a CDS encoding F0F1 ATP synthase subunit gamma — protein sequence MAASVRELRAKIRSTQATKKITRAMELIAASRIIKAQQKAAAAAPYARELTRAVSAVATFSNVDHPLTTEKENPTKAAILVIASDRGLAGAYSSSVLKEAERLVEKLRGEGKDVDLYLSGRKAEAYYNFRNREFVESWTGFSDKPEYSHARTIGNTLVRTFNLDESNEEAVDPERAVDELHVVFTRFKSMLVQEPDVIRLLPLEVVEGTEAPTEHEVLPLYEFEPSAHEVLDALLPKYIHSRIYYCLLQASASELASRQKAMKSATDNAEDLIQKYTRTANQARQAGITQEISEIVGGANALADANAGSE from the coding sequence ATGGCAGCGTCCGTACGCGAGCTTCGCGCGAAGATCAGGTCGACACAGGCGACCAAGAAGATCACGCGCGCCATGGAGCTGATCGCTGCGTCGCGCATCATCAAGGCGCAGCAGAAGGCGGCGGCGGCAGCGCCGTACGCCCGCGAGCTGACCCGCGCCGTCTCTGCAGTCGCGACCTTCTCCAACGTCGACCACCCGTTGACGACCGAGAAGGAGAACCCGACGAAGGCGGCGATCCTGGTGATCGCCAGCGATCGCGGGCTCGCGGGTGCCTACTCGTCCTCGGTGCTCAAGGAGGCCGAGCGCCTCGTCGAGAAGCTGCGTGGCGAGGGCAAGGACGTCGACCTCTACCTCTCGGGTCGCAAGGCGGAGGCCTACTACAACTTCCGCAACCGCGAGTTCGTCGAGTCGTGGACGGGGTTCTCCGACAAGCCGGAGTACTCGCACGCCCGTACGATCGGCAACACCCTCGTCAGGACCTTCAACCTCGACGAGAGCAACGAGGAGGCCGTTGACCCCGAGCGCGCGGTCGACGAGCTCCACGTGGTGTTCACCCGCTTCAAGTCGATGCTGGTGCAGGAGCCCGACGTCATCCGGCTGCTTCCGCTGGAGGTCGTCGAGGGCACCGAGGCGCCGACCGAGCACGAGGTCCTGCCGCTCTACGAGTTCGAGCCCTCGGCGCACGAGGTGCTCGACGCGCTGCTGCCGAAGTACATCCACAGCCGGATCTACTACTGCCTGCTGCAGGCCTCCGCCTCGGAGCTCGCATCACGGCAGAAGGCGATGAAGTCCGCCACGGACAACGCCGAAGACCTGATCCAGAAGTACACCCGAACCGCCAACCAGGCCCGCCAGGCGGGTATTACCCAGGAGATCAGCGAGATCGTGGGCGGCGCCAACGCGCTTGCCGACGCCAATGCTGGGAGTGAGTGA